A stretch of Clostridium formicaceticum DNA encodes these proteins:
- a CDS encoding 5' nucleotidase, NT5C type: MKHLNLCIDIDGTITEAYDWIPRANDYFSRKIAPKDVKVYEIHEVLGVSRKAYDEFYTLYGEVLHEEAKIREGVKTIVNELYKQHKIHFVTAREEKMKDVTNRWFIHHQISSHSLSLLGSHNKVTKAQELACDIFIEDRYENAMQLSLAGFEVLLMDCHYNQGILPPKVTRVNNWYEISDIIEKRLHKLYPLFKIAT, encoded by the coding sequence GTGAAACATTTAAATCTATGTATTGATATTGATGGTACCATTACTGAAGCTTATGATTGGATTCCTCGAGCAAATGATTATTTTTCCAGGAAAATTGCGCCTAAAGATGTAAAGGTCTATGAAATACATGAGGTTTTAGGCGTAAGTAGAAAAGCCTATGATGAATTTTACACATTATATGGAGAAGTACTTCATGAAGAGGCGAAAATCCGAGAAGGAGTAAAAACTATTGTAAATGAATTATATAAACAGCATAAAATCCACTTCGTTACAGCTCGTGAAGAAAAAATGAAAGATGTGACAAATAGATGGTTTATACATCATCAAATCTCCTCCCATTCTTTGTCTCTACTGGGTAGCCATAATAAAGTAACTAAAGCACAGGAATTAGCATGTGATATTTTTATTGAAGATCGATACGAAAATGCTATGCAGCTTTCACTAGCAGGCTTTGAAGTATTACTTATGGACTGCCACTATAATCAAGGAATCTTACCTCCCAAAGTTACTCGAGTCAACAATTGGTATGAAATCAGTGATATTATAGAAAAGCGCCTGCACAAATTATACCCTCTTTTTAAAATTGCCACTTGA
- the cas2 gene encoding CRISPR-associated endonuclease Cas2: MKKRNIVDLKFGGDAMYVVLMYDIMMDKDGAKVQRNTFKICKRYLTHIQKSVFEGNLTELNLMKLKKELGQYIRDHKDSLVIFKSRDEKWLAKEFLGLKDDKTSNFF; encoded by the coding sequence TTGAAGAAAAGAAATATAGTGGATTTAAAATTTGGTGGTGATGCTATGTATGTAGTTTTAATGTATGATATAATGATGGATAAAGATGGTGCTAAAGTGCAGAGAAATACCTTTAAAATATGCAAGAGATATTTAACCCATATACAAAAATCTGTATTTGAGGGGAATTTAACAGAATTAAATTTAATGAAGTTAAAAAAAGAATTAGGTCAGTATATAAGGGATCATAAAGATTCTCTGGTAATATTTAAGAGTAGGGATGAAAAATGGCTAGCTAAGGAGTTCTTAGGGTTAAAAGATGATAAGACATCTAATTTTTTTTAG
- a CDS encoding catalase, which produces MDKKQQSHTSIQKNTKNHQLEDYRKSHGEQLLTTNQGVRVSNTDDSLKAGDRGPTLMEDFHFREKLTHFDHERIPERVVHARGFGVHGYFQVYESMAEFTKAKFLQDPSVKTPVFVRFSTVVGSRGSADTVRDVRGFATKFYTEEGNYDLVANNIPVFFIQDAIKFPDVVHAIKPEPNNEIPQASAAHDTFWDFVVNTPETAHMIMWLLSDRAIPRSFRMMEGFGVNTFRFINHQGKARFVKFHWKPLLGVHSLVWDEAQKLAGKDPDYHRRDLWDAINMGAYPEYELGVQMLEEEEEFNFDFDILDPTKIWPEEIIPVRRIGKMTLDGNVDNFFAETEQVAFHPGHVVPGIDFSNDPLLQGRLFSYLDTQLIRLGGPNFHEIPINRPVAPIHNNQRDGYHRMTIDRSSVSYSPNSLQGNAPMPASETEGGYVHYEEKVEGKKVRQRSQSFQDHYSQATLFWNSMSTAEKQHIIEAFHFEVGSVMDKQIKQRVVDMFNNVDGQLAAQIAAGVGATPPANPGNAGITASSPAVSQENTVKDAKTRKVAILLENGFNHQEVSQVMEALTAAGVHSEIISKNLGMLTSVDGQQLEVGKNYVTTGSIKYDAVYIAGGQQSINTLMMQGDALHFINEAFKHAKTIGATNEGIDLLMASAIQGVAMAGADTQAQVITEMGVITVRNVTDMKNFTKEFINGMAQHRHWIRQNKKQMIPA; this is translated from the coding sequence ATGGATAAAAAACAGCAGAGTCATACTTCTATACAAAAAAATACAAAAAATCATCAGTTAGAAGATTATCGTAAAAGTCATGGGGAGCAGCTTCTTACAACAAATCAAGGGGTGCGTGTCTCCAATACTGATGATTCTTTGAAGGCGGGTGACCGAGGGCCGACACTGATGGAGGACTTTCATTTCAGAGAGAAGCTCACCCATTTCGATCATGAACGAATTCCAGAACGAGTGGTTCATGCCCGCGGTTTTGGCGTACATGGCTATTTTCAGGTCTATGAATCAATGGCTGAATTTACTAAGGCAAAATTTTTACAAGATCCATCGGTGAAAACCCCCGTTTTTGTGCGTTTTTCTACTGTGGTAGGTTCTCGGGGTTCAGCTGATACTGTTAGAGATGTACGAGGCTTTGCCACTAAGTTTTACACTGAAGAAGGCAACTATGATCTTGTAGCAAACAATATTCCCGTATTTTTTATTCAGGACGCTATCAAGTTTCCTGATGTGGTTCATGCTATTAAACCAGAACCTAATAATGAGATACCACAGGCTTCTGCTGCCCATGATACTTTTTGGGATTTTGTCGTTAATACGCCAGAGACGGCACACATGATCATGTGGCTCCTATCGGATAGGGCCATTCCACGGAGTTTCCGTATGATGGAGGGTTTTGGCGTCAATACCTTTAGATTCATTAATCATCAAGGAAAAGCTCGCTTTGTTAAATTCCACTGGAAGCCTTTATTAGGTGTACATTCCTTGGTTTGGGATGAGGCTCAGAAGTTGGCGGGCAAAGATCCTGACTATCACAGACGCGACCTATGGGATGCCATTAACATGGGGGCATATCCTGAGTACGAGTTAGGGGTACAGATGTTAGAAGAAGAAGAAGAGTTCAATTTTGACTTTGATATTCTTGACCCTACTAAAATTTGGCCTGAAGAAATTATTCCTGTGAGACGAATAGGTAAGATGACGCTAGATGGCAACGTAGATAATTTCTTTGCTGAAACAGAGCAGGTTGCATTTCATCCTGGTCATGTGGTGCCAGGGATAGATTTTAGCAATGACCCTCTGTTACAAGGAAGACTGTTTTCTTATTTAGATACACAGCTTATCCGATTAGGGGGCCCTAATTTCCATGAGATTCCTATTAACCGACCTGTAGCACCAATACATAATAACCAAAGGGATGGCTACCATCGTATGACAATTGATCGAAGCTCTGTTAGTTATTCTCCAAACTCTCTTCAGGGGAATGCACCAATGCCGGCTTCGGAAACAGAAGGCGGATATGTTCATTACGAAGAGAAAGTAGAGGGCAAAAAGGTTCGTCAACGTAGCCAGAGCTTTCAAGATCACTATAGCCAGGCTACGCTTTTCTGGAACAGTATGTCTACTGCAGAAAAGCAGCACATTATAGAAGCCTTCCACTTTGAGGTAGGAAGTGTGATGGATAAACAAATCAAGCAACGGGTGGTAGACATGTTTAATAATGTAGATGGACAATTGGCTGCTCAGATTGCTGCTGGAGTCGGTGCTACACCGCCAGCAAATCCGGGTAATGCTGGTATTACAGCTTCATCCCCAGCTGTAAGTCAGGAGAACACCGTTAAGGATGCAAAGACTAGGAAGGTTGCTATATTACTAGAAAATGGATTTAATCATCAGGAGGTAAGTCAAGTAATGGAGGCGTTAACCGCTGCTGGCGTACATTCAGAAATCATTAGCAAGAATTTAGGTATGCTTACAAGTGTTGATGGCCAACAGTTGGAGGTTGGAAAAAACTACGTAACCACTGGATCTATCAAGTATGATGCAGTCTACATAGCTGGAGGTCAGCAAAGCATAAATACTTTAATGATGCAGGGTGATGCGCTGCACTTCATTAATGAAGCTTTTAAGCATGCAAAGACAATTGGAGCTACTAATGAAGGGATAGATTTGTTGATGGCTTCTGCTATACAAGGGGTGGCTATGGCTGGTGCAGATACCCAAGCACAGGTAATAACTGAAATGGGTGTCATAACAGTAAGAAATGTCACAGATATGAAGAATTTTACCAAAGAATTTATCAATGGCATGGCTCAACATCGCCATTGGATTCGTCAAAACAAAAAACAAATGATACCTGCTTAG
- the pglX gene encoding BREX-1 system adenine-specific DNA-methyltransferase PglX produces MMNKTAIKSFAIRARKKLIEGITQKAHGLGIMKNERKDIEILENGFKIKGVENRRIYKKYEKKQREKLISEIREKGFEQVIEEVAYTWFNRFIALRFMEVNGYLPIGVRVLSSVEEGRTEPDIIKKALNVDLDIDRNLVCKLIDANDMEDLYKYLIIKQCNQLGHIMPTVFEEIADYTELLLPEGLLSKTSVIRDLVVSIQEDDYKDQVEIIGWLYQYYSSEKKDKIFADLKKNKKIAKEDIPAATQLFTPKWIVRYMVENTLGRLWLTSHPDEGLKAQWKYYLEEAEQDSEVQKKLDELKNPNLSPEEIRVLDPAMGSGHILVYAFDVLYSIYLKANYQEKDIPQLILEKNLYGLDIDDRAGQLTVFALMMKARSKNKRIFKEKIDLNVCAIQESNEIPKEAIEYLINSKGADIVKTVSKEDVEYLLAVFQDAKEYGAILDVKKINYAVIEHRLEELKKEEILDLFQLHYTQIILEKLPSLIKQAKIMSQKYDAVIANPPYSGLRKLNDQLKKYIEDNFQACKYDLFSVFFAKNIDYTKKSGFIGLMTPNVWQYISSYRNLRELIINNYQLMSLIQLADNGFKDASVSISTFVMRKEAGKYHTTFIKLDNDFDEAEEQEKVDAIAKLFSKNTHVLNTELFKSIPDNKIAFWATEQTIRTFLKGKRLEAIAKPRQGMATSDNNKFLRLWHEVDICKIQFFSKTSEDFHLKWAPYNKGGGYRKWYGNNEFIINWQNNGEEVKEYAKKLYGSYSRTIKNEKFYFQSGITYTFIGKDVGPRFTPNGFIFDVAGSMIFIEDEKLLYILGLMASKLSKYYMDILNPTINIQVGDIKNIPVILDKEKEENIKALVSRCIRKAQKDWDSFETSWNFKQHPLLRGSAIKNDFNASKIETAFKEWEDVIHKEFYQMKAYEEELNKTFIEIYGLENELTPEVKEITMRRRGDIQSFISYAVGCMFGRYSLDEEGLIYAGGEFKIDRYKTFIPAKDNIIPIVEDDYFEDDIVNRFVTFVKITFGEKMLEENLDYIARLLSKKTNETSRQTIRRYFLEDFYSDHLKIYSKRPIYWLFDSGKENGFKALIYMHRYDVSTVDRIRTDYLHKLQKRYEDEVKNLNILIKSELPEKQKTAAMKRKEYIERQIAQCAIYDQIIAHIANQKIEIDLDDGVQVNYSKFQNVKISQGKELTLNLLARI; encoded by the coding sequence ATGATGAACAAAACTGCTATTAAAAGCTTTGCTATTAGAGCAAGGAAGAAGTTAATAGAAGGTATAACCCAAAAAGCCCATGGGCTTGGTATTATGAAGAATGAAAGAAAAGATATTGAGATCCTCGAAAATGGGTTTAAAATTAAAGGAGTAGAAAATCGTAGAATTTATAAAAAGTACGAAAAAAAGCAAAGAGAAAAATTAATATCTGAGATTAGGGAAAAGGGATTTGAACAGGTAATTGAGGAAGTAGCCTATACATGGTTTAATCGCTTTATTGCGCTGCGTTTTATGGAGGTTAATGGTTACCTCCCAATAGGCGTGAGGGTGTTATCTTCTGTAGAAGAAGGCAGAACAGAGCCAGACATCATAAAAAAAGCTTTAAATGTAGATTTAGATATTGATAGAAATCTTGTTTGCAAGCTTATAGATGCAAATGATATGGAGGATCTCTATAAATATCTGATCATTAAACAGTGTAACCAGCTAGGGCATATTATGCCTACGGTATTTGAAGAAATAGCTGATTATACTGAACTTCTTTTGCCAGAAGGTTTGCTGTCAAAAACCTCCGTCATTAGAGATCTAGTAGTGTCTATTCAAGAGGATGACTATAAAGATCAAGTAGAGATTATTGGATGGTTATATCAATATTATAGCTCAGAAAAAAAAGATAAAATATTTGCAGATTTAAAAAAGAACAAGAAAATTGCTAAGGAGGATATTCCAGCTGCTACTCAACTATTTACGCCAAAATGGATCGTACGATATATGGTGGAAAATACCTTGGGAAGACTTTGGTTGACCTCTCACCCAGATGAAGGATTAAAGGCTCAGTGGAAGTATTATTTAGAAGAAGCGGAACAAGATTCAGAAGTGCAAAAAAAGCTTGATGAACTAAAAAATCCTAATTTATCTCCAGAAGAAATAAGAGTATTGGACCCTGCGATGGGATCGGGACATATCTTAGTATATGCTTTTGATGTACTTTATTCTATTTATTTAAAGGCAAATTACCAGGAAAAAGATATACCACAGCTAATACTAGAAAAAAACTTATATGGACTAGATATAGATGATCGGGCAGGGCAGTTAACAGTTTTTGCTCTTATGATGAAGGCTAGAAGTAAAAATAAAAGAATTTTTAAGGAAAAGATTGATTTAAATGTTTGTGCTATTCAAGAAAGTAACGAAATTCCGAAAGAGGCAATAGAATATCTAATAAATTCAAAGGGTGCCGATATTGTAAAAACTGTCAGTAAAGAAGATGTGGAATATTTATTGGCAGTGTTTCAGGATGCAAAGGAATATGGTGCTATTTTAGATGTGAAGAAAATAAATTATGCTGTTATTGAACATAGATTAGAAGAGCTTAAAAAGGAAGAAATTTTAGACTTGTTTCAACTTCATTATACACAAATCATTTTAGAAAAGTTACCTAGCTTAATCAAACAGGCCAAAATCATGAGTCAAAAATATGATGCAGTCATAGCAAATCCACCCTATAGCGGATTAAGAAAATTAAATGATCAGCTGAAAAAGTATATAGAAGATAATTTTCAAGCATGTAAGTATGATCTTTTTTCAGTTTTTTTTGCTAAAAACATTGATTACACAAAAAAATCGGGATTTATTGGTTTGATGACGCCAAATGTATGGCAATATATTTCATCTTATAGAAATTTGAGAGAACTTATCATAAATAATTATCAATTGATGAGTTTGATACAGTTAGCCGATAATGGTTTTAAAGATGCTTCCGTTTCAATTAGTACCTTTGTTATGAGAAAGGAAGCTGGTAAGTATCATACAACCTTTATAAAGTTAGACAATGATTTTGACGAAGCTGAGGAACAAGAAAAAGTTGATGCTATAGCTAAGTTGTTTTCTAAAAATACCCATGTGTTAAATACAGAATTATTTAAGAGTATACCAGATAATAAAATTGCTTTTTGGGCTACCGAACAGACCATCAGAACATTTTTAAAAGGAAAAAGGCTGGAAGCTATTGCAAAACCACGTCAAGGTATGGCTACATCAGATAATAATAAGTTCCTTAGATTGTGGCATGAGGTTGACATCTGTAAAATACAGTTTTTTTCCAAAACTTCAGAAGATTTTCATTTAAAATGGGCACCTTACAACAAGGGGGGTGGCTATAGAAAGTGGTATGGAAATAATGAGTTCATAATTAACTGGCAAAACAATGGGGAAGAAGTCAAAGAATATGCAAAAAAATTATATGGTAGTTACTCTAGGACAATCAAAAATGAAAAGTTTTATTTTCAATCAGGTATCACCTATACATTTATAGGTAAGGATGTAGGCCCTAGATTTACACCAAATGGATTTATTTTTGATGTTGCTGGGTCTATGATATTTATTGAAGATGAGAAACTACTTTATATTTTAGGGTTAATGGCCTCTAAGTTGTCCAAGTACTATATGGACATTTTGAACCCCACCATTAATATCCAGGTAGGAGATATTAAAAATATTCCAGTAATCTTAGACAAAGAAAAGGAAGAAAATATTAAGGCCCTGGTTTCTAGATGCATTAGAAAGGCGCAAAAAGATTGGGATTCCTTTGAAACATCATGGAACTTCAAGCAGCATCCATTACTAAGAGGCTCAGCAATAAAAAATGATTTTAATGCAAGTAAAATAGAAACTGCTTTTAAGGAATGGGAAGATGTTATTCATAAAGAATTTTATCAGATGAAAGCCTATGAGGAAGAACTAAATAAAACATTTATTGAAATCTACGGGCTAGAGAATGAGCTGACACCCGAAGTGAAAGAGATTACGATGAGAAGGAGAGGAGATATTCAATCCTTTATCTCCTATGCGGTAGGATGCATGTTTGGAAGATATTCTTTAGATGAAGAAGGGTTGATTTATGCAGGTGGAGAGTTTAAGATAGACAGGTACAAGACCTTTATCCCTGCAAAAGATAATATTATCCCAATAGTGGAGGATGATTATTTTGAAGACGATATTGTCAATAGATTTGTAACGTTTGTAAAAATAACCTTTGGTGAAAAAATGTTAGAGGAAAATCTTGATTATATTGCACGCTTATTAAGTAAGAAAACCAATGAAACTTCTAGACAAACCATAAGAAGATATTTCTTAGAGGACTTTTATAGCGATCATTTAAAAATCTATAGCAAACGACCTATTTATTGGTTATTTGATAGTGGTAAAGAAAACGGATTTAAAGCCCTGATCTATATGCATCGCTATGATGTTTCAACGGTGGATAGAATCAGAACAGATTATCTTCATAAATTGCAAAAGAGATATGAGGATGAGGTGAAAAATCTAAATATACTTATAAAATCAGAGTTGCCTGAAAAGCAAAAGACTGCTGCAATGAAGAGAAAAGAGTATATAGAAAGGCAAATAGCACAATGTGCTATCTATGATCAGATCATTGCACATATAGCTAATCAAAAAATAGAGATTGATTTAGATGATGGTGTGCAAGTAAATTATTCTAAGTTCCAAAATGTGAAGATTTCTCAAGGAAAAGAATTAACACTTAACCTTTTAGCTAGAATTTAG
- a CDS encoding EAL domain-containing protein produces the protein MAIAMIKNNLKQEYFNILKKQEITTYFQPIISLKDGGVLGYEALSRGPANSHFHYPDELFHYAKKVNKVWELDLLCRLKAIEKAKETISDKLLFINIDSDIIKDIKFKKGFTKEFLRHHNIDTNHIIFELTEHTAVSDYKTFNQIIENYRHQGYRIAIDDAGDGYSGLRLMTEIRPNFIKIDMALIRDIDKDMMKKELLKSFQQFSHITNIQVIAEGIETSEELKTLIEIGIPYGQGYYIQRPSEGFVAISPKLMEEIQRLNQQNKKIQRLPTTLTIGMLQRRDSPLQQDDTCDKANNIFSESYNLQGIVVLKEKKVIGLIMRHKFYYQMRKEGNQNNFLLRPLSSIMNHAPLVLDHSINIREASNIAMSREESTVYDYIIVTKGEEYSGVVPIAYLLNAFAQAGVIHEAEVSKNQNLLHLMEKPVYLDA, from the coding sequence ATGGCAATTGCAATGATTAAAAACAACTTAAAACAGGAATATTTTAATATCCTTAAAAAACAAGAAATTACCACCTATTTTCAGCCAATCATTTCCTTAAAAGATGGTGGCGTTTTAGGTTATGAGGCTTTAAGCCGTGGTCCAGCAAATAGCCACTTTCATTATCCTGATGAACTATTTCATTATGCTAAAAAGGTCAATAAAGTATGGGAGTTAGACCTCCTCTGTCGCTTAAAAGCTATTGAAAAAGCAAAAGAGACTATTTCTGATAAGCTCTTATTTATCAATATAGATTCTGATATTATTAAAGATATTAAATTTAAAAAAGGCTTCACAAAGGAATTTCTAAGACATCATAACATTGATACTAATCATATAATTTTTGAACTTACGGAACATACTGCAGTAAGCGATTATAAGACATTTAACCAAATTATCGAAAACTATCGCCATCAAGGCTATCGCATTGCTATAGATGATGCAGGTGACGGATACTCTGGCCTACGGCTTATGACAGAAATTCGTCCTAATTTCATAAAAATTGATATGGCCCTTATTCGAGATATCGATAAAGATATGATGAAAAAAGAATTATTAAAAAGCTTTCAGCAATTTTCACACATAACAAATATTCAAGTGATTGCTGAAGGGATTGAAACCTCGGAGGAGCTTAAAACCTTGATTGAAATTGGTATTCCCTATGGTCAAGGTTATTATATTCAGCGTCCTTCAGAGGGTTTTGTTGCTATTTCCCCTAAACTAATGGAGGAAATTCAACGACTCAACCAACAGAATAAAAAAATTCAACGACTGCCTACCACCCTGACAATTGGCATGTTACAGCGTCGTGACTCTCCTTTACAACAGGATGATACTTGTGACAAAGCTAACAATATCTTTAGTGAATCCTACAATTTACAAGGTATTGTCGTATTAAAAGAAAAGAAGGTTATAGGACTAATCATGCGTCATAAGTTTTACTATCAAATGCGAAAAGAAGGGAATCAAAATAACTTTTTACTACGTCCTTTAAGCAGTATAATGAATCATGCCCCTTTAGTCCTTGATCATTCAATAAATATTAGAGAGGCTTCAAATATAGCTATGTCTAGGGAAGAAAGCACCGTCTATGACTATATTATCGTAACAAAAGGAGAAGAATATAGCGGTGTGGTTCCCATTGCTTATTTATTAAATGCCTTTGCGCAAGCAGGTGTAATTCATGAAGCTGAAGTATCGAAGAATCAGAATTTACTCCACTTGATGGAGAAACCTGTCTACCTTGATGCTTAG